A stretch of the Pseudomonas sp. ACM7 genome encodes the following:
- a CDS encoding OprD family porin, with product MRFPLRFSPLFIAITATVTPAAHAADDSNAEGFVEGSSLNLNARNYYMNRNRLQQTDDNIEWGQGFLGLFESGYTQGTVGFGVDAHAMLGLKLDGGGGTDGSSILPISDGNGKAPSSFSTAGGTLKMRAFDTELKAGDLFITNPVIAGGETRMLPQTFRGVSLTNHSFDGWMIEGGQASFTKPYNQSGHTRIGTSYGSLADGDESKHLNWAGVAWSGLPGLTSSLYASELKDIWNQYYYDLDYTYALNDLVSLNPGLHAYHTQDTGNALLGNIDNNTYSLHFTVGVGNHSVTAAYQRVNGNTPFDYISQGDSVYLDNSQQYSDFNGPNERSWKLKYAYDFVGLGLPGVTSAVSYSRGELDLTKVDPASPGYASWYSADGKNAKHWERDIDLKYVVQGGKAKNLALRLQWATNRGGNGYGALDQDTDEYRVIVDYPLNVF from the coding sequence GTGCGTTTCCCTCTTAGATTCAGCCCGTTATTCATTGCAATCACTGCAACGGTGACGCCTGCTGCTCACGCCGCAGACGACTCAAACGCCGAAGGTTTCGTTGAAGGATCGAGCCTCAACCTCAACGCCCGCAACTACTACATGAACCGCAATCGCCTGCAGCAGACGGACGACAATATTGAATGGGGCCAGGGTTTCCTAGGCCTCTTCGAATCGGGCTACACCCAAGGCACCGTCGGTTTCGGTGTTGATGCCCACGCCATGCTCGGGCTCAAGCTCGACGGCGGTGGCGGTACCGACGGGTCGAGTATCCTGCCGATCAGCGATGGCAACGGCAAAGCGCCAAGTTCGTTCTCGACGGCGGGCGGCACGCTGAAAATGCGTGCCTTCGATACCGAACTGAAGGCCGGTGATTTGTTTATCACCAACCCGGTGATCGCCGGCGGCGAAACCCGCATGCTGCCCCAGACCTTTCGCGGCGTCAGCCTGACCAACCACAGTTTTGACGGCTGGATGATTGAAGGTGGCCAGGCAAGTTTCACCAAGCCTTACAACCAGAGCGGACACACCCGAATCGGCACGTCCTACGGCAGCTTGGCCGACGGTGACGAAAGTAAGCACCTGAATTGGGCCGGCGTGGCCTGGAGCGGCCTGCCGGGGTTGACCAGCAGCCTCTATGCTTCCGAACTCAAGGACATCTGGAACCAGTATTACTACGATCTGGACTACACCTACGCGCTGAATGATCTGGTCAGCCTCAACCCGGGTCTGCACGCCTATCACACGCAAGACACCGGCAATGCGCTGCTGGGCAACATCGACAACAACACCTACAGCCTGCATTTCACCGTTGGTGTGGGCAATCACAGCGTTACCGCGGCCTATCAGCGGGTCAATGGCAACACGCCGTTCGACTACATCAGCCAGGGTGACAGCGTCTACCTCGACAATTCCCAGCAATATTCGGACTTCAACGGCCCGAACGAACGCTCATGGAAACTCAAGTACGCCTACGACTTTGTCGGGCTCGGCCTGCCCGGCGTGACCTCGGCGGTCTCTTACTCCAGGGGCGAGCTGGACCTGACCAAGGTCGATCCGGCCAGCCCCGGTTATGCTTCGTGGTACAGCGCTGATGGCAAAAACGCCAAGCACTGGGAACGCGACATTGATCTCAAGTACGTGGTTCAGGGCGGCAAGGCCAAAAACCTGGCGCTGCGCCTGCAATGGGCGACCAACCGTGGAGGCAACGGCTACGGCGCGCTGGATCAGGACACCGATGAATACCGGGTGATCGTCGACTACCCGCTCAATGTCTTCTAA
- the lpxC gene encoding UDP-3-O-acyl-N-acetylglucosamine deacetylase, translated as MIKQRTLKNIIRATGVGLHSGEKVYLTLKPAPIDTGIVFVRADLDPVVQIPARAENVGETTMSTTLVSGDTKVDTVEHLLSAMAGLGIDNAYVELSASEVPIMDGSAGPFVFLIQSAGLEEQDAAKKFIRILREVTVEDGDKRATFVPFEGFKVSFEIDFDHPVFRDRTQSASVDFSSTSFVKEVSRARTFGFMSDIEYLRKHNLALGGSVENAIVVDADGVLNEDGLRYEDEFVKHKILDAIGDLYLLGNSLIGEFKGFKSGHALNNQLLRKLIEQTDAWEVVTFEDASTAPISYMRPVAAV; from the coding sequence ATGATTAAACAACGCACACTGAAAAATATTATCCGTGCTACAGGTGTAGGCCTGCACTCCGGGGAGAAGGTATACCTGACCCTCAAGCCCGCACCTATCGACACCGGCATTGTGTTTGTTCGTGCCGATCTCGACCCTGTGGTGCAGATTCCTGCCCGCGCGGAAAACGTTGGTGAAACCACGATGTCGACCACATTGGTCAGTGGTGACACCAAAGTGGATACGGTGGAGCACTTGCTCTCGGCCATGGCTGGCCTGGGCATCGATAACGCCTACGTCGAGCTCTCCGCGTCTGAAGTTCCGATCATGGATGGTAGCGCTGGACCTTTCGTATTCCTGATCCAATCGGCCGGCCTGGAAGAACAGGACGCCGCCAAGAAGTTCATCCGGATCCTGCGGGAAGTGACAGTGGAAGACGGCGACAAGCGCGCCACTTTCGTCCCTTTCGAAGGTTTCAAAGTGAGCTTCGAGATCGATTTCGATCACCCGGTTTTCCGTGACCGCACACAAAGTGCAAGCGTGGATTTTTCCAGCACTTCGTTTGTAAAAGAAGTCAGCCGCGCCCGTACCTTTGGTTTCATGAGTGATATCGAGTACCTGCGCAAGCACAACCTCGCACTCGGCGGCAGCGTTGAAAACGCTATTGTGGTCGACGCGGATGGTGTACTGAACGAAGACGGCCTTCGCTATGAAGACGAATTCGTGAAGCACAAGATCCTCGATGCAATTGGTGACCTCTACCTGCTGGGCAATAGCCTGATTGGTGAGTTCAAGGGCTTCAAGTCCGGACATGCATTGAACAACCAGCTGCTGCGCAAGTTGATTGAGCAGACAGATGCTTGGGAAGTCGTGACTTTCGAAGACGCCAGCACTGCACCGATCTCTTACATGCGTCCAGTTGCGGCCGTGTAA
- a CDS encoding sensor domain-containing diguanylate cyclase, translating into MSVSSATSHQPIRSTRSERLLVLGSLLLVIAILSIVAFLLIRERANAEQSATRAATNIVQLIDADVLRNVELYDLSLLGLIAASQREDLKNVSPAIRHLALFDRATAAPYKGDILLLDNKGDVIADSASVEPRKGNFADREYFQSHVTNRDPSMLISRPFRSRQAEHEWRISFSRRVSGSQGEFLGVAEAAMRLSYFDQLFNSLSIGRDSSVNLISSDGILLAQEPRLAEELIGKDFSNRPNFQRIVKEGNGSFTGVSSRYKDKHLYTFSKVGNLPLIVIVALSSDEVFASWKRTTVVVSVATIALCISLLWLTWLLSRELRLRHNAEQELAQLAATDALTGLANRRTLDQVLRHEWFRAQRSGQPLSLLMIDADHFKAFNDRHGHQAGDDALRSVAKLISDNVRRPADLVARYGGEEFSVILAETDSQGAQQIAEHIRATVEQLPLVAGAESPITVSIGISTWTTSAEISLEQLLFAADKALYQAKESGRNRVVCAD; encoded by the coding sequence ATGAGTGTGAGCAGTGCAACATCTCACCAGCCGATCCGGTCGACGCGATCGGAGCGGCTTCTGGTTCTCGGCAGTTTGCTGCTGGTGATTGCGATATTGAGCATCGTGGCGTTCCTGCTCATACGCGAACGCGCCAATGCTGAACAGTCTGCCACTCGCGCAGCAACCAACATCGTGCAACTGATCGACGCCGACGTGCTGCGCAATGTCGAACTCTATGACCTGTCCTTGCTCGGCTTGATCGCTGCCTCGCAGCGTGAAGACCTCAAGAACGTCTCCCCGGCTATCCGGCATCTGGCCTTGTTTGACCGTGCCACTGCCGCGCCGTACAAGGGCGACATTTTGTTGCTGGACAACAAGGGCGACGTGATCGCTGACTCGGCCTCGGTAGAGCCTAGAAAGGGCAATTTTGCTGACCGCGAATACTTTCAGTCGCACGTGACCAATCGTGATCCGAGCATGCTCATCAGCCGTCCCTTCCGGTCCAGACAGGCTGAACATGAATGGCGAATCAGCTTCAGTCGCCGGGTCAGCGGCTCACAGGGCGAATTTCTTGGCGTGGCCGAAGCCGCCATGCGCTTGAGTTATTTCGATCAGCTGTTCAACAGCTTGAGCATCGGTCGTGACAGCTCGGTCAACCTGATCAGCTCGGACGGGATTCTTCTGGCTCAGGAACCCCGCTTGGCTGAAGAGCTGATTGGCAAGGACTTCAGCAACCGTCCCAACTTTCAGCGCATCGTCAAAGAAGGCAACGGCAGCTTCACCGGTGTTTCAAGCCGCTACAAGGACAAACACCTGTACACGTTCTCCAAGGTGGGCAACTTGCCGTTGATCGTCATCGTTGCACTGTCCAGTGATGAAGTGTTTGCCTCGTGGAAGCGTACGACGGTAGTGGTTAGCGTTGCGACTATTGCGCTGTGCATCAGCTTGCTCTGGCTGACTTGGCTGCTCAGCCGAGAACTGCGCCTGCGCCACAACGCCGAACAGGAACTGGCGCAACTGGCGGCCACCGATGCCTTGACCGGCCTGGCCAACCGCCGAACGCTGGATCAGGTCCTGCGTCATGAGTGGTTCCGCGCTCAACGTTCCGGCCAGCCGTTATCGCTGCTGATGATTGATGCCGACCACTTCAAGGCCTTCAACGACCGTCATGGGCATCAGGCTGGCGATGATGCGTTGCGCTCGGTGGCCAAGTTGATCTCTGACAATGTGAGACGACCAGCCGATCTGGTCGCCCGTTACGGCGGCGAGGAGTTTTCGGTGATTCTCGCGGAAACCGACAGCCAGGGTGCGCAACAGATTGCCGAACACATCCGAGCGACAGTGGAGCAATTGCCGCTGGTGGCAGGTGCCGAGTCGCCGATTACTGTCAGTATCGGTATCAGTACCTGGACCACCTCCGCCGAGATCAGTCTGGAACAGCTATTGTTTGCAGCGGACAAGGCGCTGTATCAGGCCAAGGAAAGCGGGCGTAATCGGGTGGTTTGCGCGGATTAG